The genomic interval TGATGATATTGGTGTATTAATATGCTATATAATTCTTATTGATATTGATATGCTATACAATTCTTATTGATGTAACATAAAATGTAACACATTAGTAAAATAACACCCCTACTAAGCTTTAATagcaataatattatttgagataatctctctatttaactaaaataattgataaatgcTAAGGACTCAAATGATAGAGCGAGATTGTTTGTGATAGTGGTCGGTATCTAGTTGGTTTGAAATTGCTCAAATCGTATAAActgaatttcttttaaaaattgatcTGAACTAACTAAATAGatgcttaaataaaaaaaatagaaaaaaattgagaaaaattgaaaaaaatatcatttttgatatttcaatcagattgtttattttaattttttaatttagaaattgaatcaaaataaaataaccgaaacattcaaatttaaaaattgaactgaatcgAACCGACAACTTCAACTGATTATATGGTTTGGGATAACCTCCCCATCCGTAGGTAGATGAACAAATGGTCAGGAATTTAAAATAAGGGTAAATTTAACACAcacttattaaatttttaaaatgtaactACTTATTTATTGAACtttaaattgttattatttgttCACTAAACTTTGCTTAACGTCAATCATTTATCACTTGTTACATTACCATTTGATCTTGCAAACGAAAAATGCCCACATGACTAatagaattgaattttttttataaatactcACTAAAATTTAGAATGTAACTATTTACTCACTAAACTTTGGATTGTTACTACCAGCTCACTAAATTTTGTTTAAAGTCAACAATCCATCACATGTTACATAACCGTTTGATCTTACAAACAGAAAATAGTCACGTAGCTAACAGAACCTGAAGTGGCCcaattaaattcttattttcggCTAACTCAGCAGCACcatatttctttctctctctctttctcccattCTCTTGTTCCAATAGCATCAGTCAGCACATGAGAGATGAGGCGGAGAGGTGGTGGCGAGAGGCGAAGCAAGGCAATGAGGCACCAAGTGGCAAGGCAGGGAGTTTGATTAGGTCACTTTGAATTCCGTTAGGCACGTGAACATTTTTCGTTTGTAAGATCAAATAGTGATGTAACGGGTGATGGATGGTTAACATTGAGTAAAGTTTAATGTATAAGTagtaaaaatccaaaatttagtaaatagttatatttttaaccTTCAGTgaatgtttgttaaattttttagattttgttAGTTATGTGAATATTTTTCATTTGCAAGATCAAACGATGATGTAATTGATGATGGATGGTTGTCGTTAAATAAAGTtagtaataatttaaaatttagtgattaaatagatatattttaaaaatttaatgagagtatgttaaatttataaaatgagaaGGCTACCCTTGAAACTTGGACCGACACTTTCCACAATTCGCAATCGCTAGTGCCACGTGGCGGCCATGGAAATAATGAGCGAATGAGTCCTCTGATAGCTGAACCTAAAAGGCGTACCAGTTCAATCTACGCcaccttttcttcctcttcttctttcaatttgaAAAAAGTGCGAGAATTTTAGGGTTGCTGCCATTATACGCTAAGCCAGTTATCAGCTTCGGCTTGCGGCTGCCATTTTGTTGCCATCTGCCTTCCCAAAACCGACCATTCCGGCACTGACTCATCGCCAATTGCGTGGGAAGAGAGATTGAAGAAGATTCGACAAAGCAGCAACGATTATGATGCAACATTTTGTTGATGATAAAACAAAACTGGATATTCGAATCAAACCTCTAGGTTTATTCTCTCCTCTTTGATTACTGCTTCTTTGACGGAGGATGAAATTGTGCGTACAGCTGCTGCATCACGCGTTACAATTTAGATCAAGGCATTGGGCAGAGTACAACTCGATCATCATGGAGTCTTGGGGGATTAAAGGAAAGTCGGTGTGTTTTTTACATTATATTTCGCAGAATCAGCAAATGTTCAATGTTGTGAGTAGAAGCGCAATGGAGAATGCGCGCAAAATAACCACCGATTGGAGAAGTTAAATAGATTGATGAGAAATGTTGAGTCGAAGATTAACTTTAAAAGCAGGTTTTAAGCTCGAAAGGGAGGAGAATTAGAGGATTTGGAATCagattttgacatgaaagactcaGAGATTTCTTCTGCAAATTGGATGGGTAATGTCGCATTATCCTCAAATCCAAAGGTCAAGATGAAAGCAGCTTCAGGTGAAGAATATCACTTCAGTAACAGCAGTTCAGGTAATTCTATGAATTTTCAGGGAGCCACGGTCTAATTCAAAATGTTTGTCAAAGATGATTGATGGATTCATAAAACCAACTAGCATACGGAAGATTTTTCCAACAAACTATTAATGTGCGATTGGGTGTGgcaaattcttcttttttttaattaacactTAGAgtatgtttgattgcacatattttttatagaaaatatgtaattattacatattttttatgaaaaacaattaaacactcttaattttttcatgaaaaaataggtATGGTAtaactatttaaattttattttcatggaatttatttttcaagggggtgagatggtttttattttctaggcaatattatctaaaatttaattctaggtaatgcaatcaaacacacctttagagtgtgtttgattgcacacatttaccataaaaaatatgtaattattacacattttctatggaaaacaatcaaacattcttaatttttctatgaaaaaatatgtatggtacaaacatttaaagtttctttccatggaattcattttctaaggggtggggtggtttttgttttctatgcaatattacctagaattaaattctaaataatacaatcaaacacacttttaaTGTCATGGTTAGCCAGAAATTTCATATCTCAATCTGATTAAAGTTAGTTTGAATCACTTTCTCAGCCAACAGTTACTTTGGGTTGACTTTGAAATAATTTGAAACATTAAAAGTCCTTATTTAAAAGTATGAGTCGAATGTGATTTATGAGTTTATAAGATGAGATGATGTACCCAAAATTTCTAATTAACTATTGATGCGGGTTTCTGACATTTGAGGGGGCAGGATGGCACCAAAGTCAATTGCTGAGCTGCAGGTGAGAAAGTTTGTTAGCAAAACAATTAGCAGTAGTTGGTTAGTTCAAGCAGAAGCAGCTGAACTGAATCAGCAAAAGCAGTTACCTGAGGTGGCAATAACTAATCAGTAAGAAGCTAGACCAGTCCGAGTTTAGTTAGCTGGAAAAGTGGTTCATGGCAGTTGGAATCGGTCCAAATAGAGCTGAAGAAGTGGAATTAAAAAAGATAACTCAGGAAATTGTGATGGGAGAGGCAGGGAGAACGTGGAGGAAATAGACAAAGATAACTCTGAAAGGAAGGTATGTTTTAAGGTTAGTAGAATTAAGTATAAATATCTCATAAGAACAGTTGTCTTGATGATAAaagattataatatatatatattgtgatgGAGGTTCAAACTTCTCATGAGGCAAGGCCACATGAATTTTGGGTGCTTGCATGGTACATATAATTGATGGTCTATTGTGAATACCCCGTACATATTCAAAGAATaatgatgatgggttttatggataataattaataaaagaagaaaaaagagaggagGAATAACTGCATCTATAATAGAAAGAATAGTTGGCTAAAAAGGAGCTAATGTGGAAGCAGAAGTCAAGGATCCTTAATGCTATGCAAGAACCAGATTCcttcatacccataccataatgAGCAGAAGAAGTTTTTATGGAAGTTCTGATAGGCCTCAGTACTTTTCAGAGTTGTTTAGCCCTACCATTAAAGTTTGTTCCCGTGCAGAATGCCTGTGAATGAAGAGATAAAATTAGTGGTTGCAGAAATGGCTCCACTAGAAGCAGCAGGAGGACCAGATGAAAGGTTCCTAATCTTTTATAAAGCTTTATGGGACATGCTAAACACCTCTCTCTATTTAATGATTAAGAAAGCTTCTTTGTTAATAAAGATGCTTTAAAAAGATGAACCACATTTCACAATTTGGGGCCAAAATCAGCCGAATAGCTGATTATGGCCCTAGTCTATGCAACATGGCATACGAGGTGTACCAAAATTATTGGCAAATAAAGTGAAGCTAGCCTCTGTTGGGAATCTCCATTTCAAATAGGTTACATTCCTAGGAGAGCAATTTGTGAGAACAATATCATTTGATACCTTAAAAGAAAGATAAGGCAAGCACTTAGAATAGAGAGGAGATTAGTCATCTGGACCTTGGAACAGCCGGGATTTCCCATCAATAAGTTAATTGGATATGGCGGGGTATTAGTCCtgtttagttttctattttgctcATGACTCTTATCACTATTTCTCTTTATAATAGGAAATGGGGTGTGGTCTAGAATGGTTTCAAAAGCTGAAATGTATGGAAGCATTCATGAAAGTTAAAATGTTTGCTAGATAGACTCTTTGATTAAGAAAGTGTTCTCAAAATTCTGAAGATTTTTATTCCACAAGCAGATACAGTTAGTATTTGGGCAGGGTTTGATAGTAATTATTCATTTTGTCTTGTATAGTTTCAGATTCTTATTGAcagcataataaataaataaaaaaaagaaagaaggaatcaGTGTTAGAAGTTCACAAATTTTGTAAGTCTCTTAATTGGTTTAAGTCTTTAGGACAAATATTTTGCAAATCCAAATATTTAAGTCTTTAGGACATTTTACATACCTCAAGGGCACGTGAAAATTTCTATGTTATATGCGAGTGATTAGCATCCAAAGAGATGACAACCAAGTCCAAATTCCCTGTGCATTCAAATGTGCATACAGCTAACATGCTTGAGTTTTCAACCCTCAGGTCAAGACTAACTCGTAAGCAACTCTGGCATTCAATTCAACCACAAATCAACAAATGAGTTCCTCTACACCCATACATTCGAAGTTAACTAACAATtcataatctctctctctatccacAAACTGACAGCCCCTGCCCTCGCCTCAACTGCCTGTTGGAAGGATTCCTACATTTCCAACGCTAGAGTCTGATGATTCTTGGCTGGCAGAAGCTTCTTCCCGAGGCTGATGCCAAGTTTCTGGGGTCTCTGATGGTTCAATTGAAGCTGTGGGAGGCGCAATAAGGGACTGTCGGCAGAGTGGACAGGTGGTGTGAGTCGAAAGCCAGAGGTCGATGCAGACCATGTGAAAGGTATGCCCACAAGCAGGTATCTGTTGCAGTCTATCCTCGGCTAGGTAGTCTGCAAGGCATACAGGGCACCTGCATTAGAACGGATGTTGTCTCATTAGATCAAACCAAAAAAGTTTACACAGAGGATATGGCCATGGATATAAATGATCGGAGGTtcagaattcatgtagctggcCTAACCTAGtaagattaaggcttgtgaatgtTAATGTTGTTGTAGTACAAGCTTCCACACACACGCTGGTAATACTCAACTGATGAGCTCATCAACAGAATAGACCTAGAAACTATGATTAACTTGGTTCATTAAATTAAACTTTGCTTGTACATTACAACATTCATTATCTTTTTTGAACTATTGCTACCTTTATGGTCTTCTTCACTTTCCTCCTAATGAATACAATCTTACATATAATTATTGCTATACCAAAAGTATTTCTTTCCAGATACTTTGCAACTTCTTCCCCTTTAACAGAATCATATTTTATGATAACTTAGTAGTTAGGAAGATAGGGGCTCATTAGTGTGTCAAGCGGAAGGCAATAAAGGAGAACTTACATGCTTTGAtctcaaatttgattattcttagCTATTAGCACTCTTCAACAATTTTAAGGATATTCAATGGAGCCAACAACTACATACAGATCAATAATATTGGAGAtcttataaaacatttttgCTTCTGACGCAGCGTATAGCGTGTGTGcgaaaaaacacaccaaaataaaccttgaaagaacaaacttcaatggccaaaacttggctttcaagaagacgcaaaaacaagactattttgctaagaaaacccaaatagtttgctaaaatttgattgagaaaaacttaatTACAAACTTTAGATCCTAgccatatttatagtatttgactaatccaaatccatttaatatttgtaaacaaaatccaactagaatcctaatagaaataaatcctaatcaaacatgaaatagaatcctaaataaagtaaaaacatgaagtagaattctaaaacaagtaaaattctaaaacttaagaagtattaaaatattgattCGACGTGATCAGGTCAGCCTTGGGTCGGCtcttgattggtgaccacatcattcacctccacttgtgaaaaaattcgacctcgaattttgatccggATAGGACAAATCCATGTTCGAcaagtacaaagagagattaatcacattgaatatttaaaaatacccatatgattagacaaatccacaacataagcattatcattgatcttttttggaatcttgtaaggatcatatttctttggcttgagcttgttttATTTTCCTACTGGAATCTGTTCctttttcaagaatattatgacttcatctccaacctcaaatatcTTGTCCTTACTATACTTGTCAATTGTTGCCttatacttcttatttgtgtAACATTTGTTTGGCATTTTCttgaaccgcttgaacttttctactaaaggaacatgagcaaagacattcctccccctCTTAGCCTTGTCTTCATTGGCATGGCTCCAACCATTGCCATATATGGTGTCCTCTGCatccattgtattattactgttagattatGGACGTTGAACATTTCATCTTGAATGCTTCTCTAATCTAATAGATTTTATCACAGGTCCTTCTCCTTTCATCAACTTTCTTAattttgactcctcaacagCGTTCGAATTCGtctgtagatttttcttgcctagagaagcattcttttgcattTGTTTCGAATAAaggcttattccatgactaccagTAGTCTCTCCAtcacataaaatattgataCTTGAATCTTCCTTTGGTTTAAGCACTTGATTAGTTATAGCAGCAACTGCTTCAACATTCTTAGTTTCGGAATCTAATTTCTGATTAATACCGAAAGCAGTTGCACTACTCGAGTTAACTAGTctgggagatccaacacccctatccacaaagagacccatGTGACTATCTTACTTTTGCAATCGCAAAGGTGAATATGGTCCTATTGCCTTCAATTCAACCATGCCAAAGcctgaataaactgtagaaggatctGTTACCATGGCCTTCATCTCCTTTAAAGTCGCAAATCGATCAAAAGAAACACCTTCATCCTTGAATTGCGAACCAATGCCTGAGCCCTCGGGATTGAAAAAAACCCTAGTATGAGTCAACAACCTTGGAGTGTTTGTCATGTTACCAGCATAAATCAGATCTGAatttgcaaacgttgaggttgctgggacaacatgATGTTCaagatcaagctccaaactcatcgaaAAGCCATTCCTTAGTTTATACTAATTGTTTCTCCAATGGTTGTACtgctgcgcattcctcctaaccccattaccactagggttggctatcatatgACTAAGATCATCTTCATCGTcactatcatccatcattggtcttctaggattaacgaGGACAAGATTAATGGTTGATCTTCCCGGTTTAATGTAGCCAGCTTGATTCACGCCATTAGTCCGGTTCCGATTATCTttaactcgttgtaaaacgCCCAATTAGTTGTGGATTTGCTCCAACTTTTGCTGCATTGTACAAGTTATTTCCTGTTGTTCTtcaattgctctccaaactgcgggcAGCCCTCGATCACCGTCATGAGGCTGGTTACtgccgttaccttcaagattggccatctgattggttgataaaccgctctgataccacctgacgcagcgtgtagcgcgtgtgtgaaaaaacacaccaaaataaaccttgaaagagcaaacttcaattgccgaaacttggctttcaagaagacgcaaaaacatgACTGTTTAGTTAAGAAAACcgaaataggttgctgaaatttaattgagaaaaacttaattacaaactctagatcctaggcatatttatagtatttggctaatccaaatccatctaatatttgtaaataaaatccaactaaaatcctaatagaaataaatcctaatcaaacatgaaatagaatcctaaatcaagtagaaacatgaagtagaatcctaaatcaaataaaattctaaaacttaagaagtattaaaatattgatcCGGCATGGTCGAGTTAGCCCTGGGCCGAGTTTTGATCGGTGACCACATCAGCTTCAAGTGATCCCATCTCAAGAGACAAAAGAGGGAagttcttttcttccttttactTTCTTAGTGTGTACTATATCGTCACAGCTAAAATCGCAACAAAATCTCCATTTATGACATGATTGACAAATAACTTAGTTCATTAAGAAGTAGAAAATACAGACTGATGACTATAATTGCTAGCCTTATATTAGAAGTTGCCGTGCATACCACTTTTTATGATTATTAGAATActagaagaagcaaaagaacTATAAAcaaagagaggggggggggggggagcctAACTATTACACTGCATACTTTGCAAAAACCTCTAGCATCACCTAGTGTTGTTTTTCTGGGGGCATGgattaactaatttttaacaaaaCTAGGAAATTAGTTGAGTACCACTGATACATAAACTGTAGACAGCAAAGGGATTCTAACAAAGAAACTTAGATTGGATAGAACATCAACTAAATGCAAGGCAAGACTTGTTGGAACTTGGAAAAGGCTCCAAACGAAAACATAAGGTTAATTCTGTGGATACATTGCCCCCAGTTACTAAAATAACAGTAGGCAGATTATTAATCACAATCATGGCGATTTACAAGCTACAAATTCACCAAATGGATGTTCctacaaaattttctttcttcatggagaaagaaaatgagaaaaaagcTATTGGATTTTGTCACCACATATAATCTCATCATAACTAATACCATGTTTGAAAAGAGGGATAAACCATTTGTCCCATAAATGGCTTATCAACTATCCAAATAAACTACTTTCTTATAAGGAAAAAGGATCACTTGTATATTGTATGAATTGTAAAGCAATGCCAGGAGAGTATCGAACCACTCAACATAAGCTTATGGCCCTTGACATCCATATCGAAAAATAAATCAGATGGCAGAGCAAGTAAGTCATCAAGTAGCCACATGTAGACTAGGATTTAAGCTCTACAAATAGGTCAAACCTTCTGTAGAAAATACACAAATAATTTCTACAAATCTCTACTAGATTATTGTGGGTGCTTGAGATTGAGGATCTTGGTCTGTAATTTAACAATATAATTCTAGTAATTATATTCAACTGTGAgccaaaaattttatatttcacaAGTAGACCAATGCTCATCTTCATCAGCAAAACTTATTGGGCAATACCAACATTCAAATCCACTATGACTTTGATCACATTGACTTTGAAAAGAAATTTGCCATCTAGGTCTTTGACTTTTATCATCTATAAAATCCTTGTATGTTCCCACAACTACAGTTGTTGTTGCTTAactacaacaatgaatttaggtATGAGAGACCGTCTAAGGATGGCACAAGGGTGGGTTATCTGGATGATGGGTGAGTCTCTAGAGTGATGGATGACTCTCCCAAGGTGGAATGACATCAATGGATGACTCTCTTGAAGTGGAATGATAGCGATTGATGACCCCttcgagcgatggatgacttgTCTGGAAAGAAAATTGGTTAGGGGCACGGGTGAGGATCCCCGCGCAGACcttccgatgcctaagttagtctCTCAGAAATATGAAATGCTTGAATGCAAGAAGGAAATGTGAGTGAGAGAGTTGGCATACCCAAATGGAGGGAGGACTCCCTTATTTATAGCGATGGAAGAGGCCAACAGGTCTCAGGTGGTCCGATGTTTTCAGCGAGTAACTTAGAGGTAGGGGTGTGCATTTTTTCGGTTTGAATCagtcggtcggttcggttttgTAGCTTATCGGTTAGCGGTTAGGTTAGTGGGTTGGCTGGGGTTCGGTTCAGTTTGGTTCAGCCGATTACCCGaaaaaccgaaccgaccgaagTATGGACGACGTCGTTTTGTGTTTAGAAAGAACCCACCCTCCCCAACCCTCGCGCCTCATTGCCATTTGCCATTCGATTCGAAACCCTAACCCCCTTTCGAGAGACTTCCGAAGGTTCAAAAGGAGAGAGAGCGAAACCATAACCCCCTTTCAAATCCCGACCATCGACGTTGTCGCCGTCCGTCGCCCTTGGTTCCTTTCCTTCATCGCCTCCGCCGTTCGTTGCTCTCGGCTAATTCTGTGTCTTCAACCTTCTCTGTGTAGATCAGAAGGTGAATGCGCTTCACTCGAAACATTCGGAGACTGAATAGCGCAGGAGGAGCAAGATTAACGAGAGGCAAGCACCACGAGCCTTCTATTTTGTTGTTTGCTATGTTATTATTTGTGTACATTAAATTGGAAGGAAAATGGTTCATTGCTCAATGTATGGTTGTGATGATATATTTAATGTATTGGCTGTCAATCTTTGCCACATGGTGTTTTTTTAGTGAAATTTCGTGAATTAACTCGAACTTCTTGGTAGTCTGCAATTTTCGTATCCAGTGCTAAATTCCTCATTAAGTAAACTCTTGGTTAAGGTTCAAGAGATAAAACCTGTCAGAGGTGTTTCATGGGCATAGCTGGATGTTAGCTTGATTTAAATCTCTTGAACAGTCTATTGAAGGGATAGCCATGGAGACAATAGACAATTTTAGTTAAGTCGAAGTTAGTTGAAACAAGAAGGTTCACAAGAATGTTATTGGTGAACCGTAGGTATTGGAATGTTTTAAGATTTTTGAGAAAACCATTTTCCAATGAGTGTCATTAGAAAATTCAGTTTTAAGCACTATGTTGTCAGAAGACCAACTTAGttgattatatttgtttttcccCTATAAAAGACTTTGAGGAAATAAATACAGAATGCGTTGGATGATCTTTGGTTGCTAAgtttattgttttgaaatagcTGTGTACCatgttttaaatgttttttgttCAATACATGTACAAGTTTgctttgttttatatataagcTCAGTTTTGGGTGTGTTTTTTGTTCTATTAGTTCAGTGTCAATCTCGGTTAATTCGGTTTTTGATTaatttcggttcggttcggttcgctAAAAATTAGCCGGTTCAGTTCGATTAAACTGAATGCATACCCCTACTTAGAGGTAGTTTTGATAAGATCTCATAGGAGTGTGGGCGCGCAGTGAGTGGGCTCACAGGCGTGGGCAGAGGCACACGTGGCACCCCTGAGTGACCCTCACTCAGGGTGCGGTGCGGCCACGTCTCCGTGGCAGGCTGCAGCCATGCATGCAGGCCCCCCACCTGGCCGCGCCACCCCTGAGTGACCCCCACTCGGGAGTGTAGGGTGGCAGCCACCCCACTGTGACCACCACCCGGGGGCCCGAGGTGGCCGCTTGGGTGGCCACGTGGAGCAACCTACTTCCTCCAATCCCTTAGCTTATTTTTTGCCCATCCACTCTCTAGATTTATTTTGCCAGGCGTAACAACAATCGACAATAACCACAATCACAAACTTCAATCCCATAGCTTATTTTTCGCCCATCCACTCTCTAGATTTATTTTGCCAGGCGTAACAACAATCGACAACAACCACAATCACAAACTTCAATCCCATAGCTTATTTTTCGCCCATCGACTCTCTAGATTTATTTTACCAGGCGTAACAACAATCGACAACAACCACAATCACAAACTTCAATCCCACTAGGTGAGGTCAGCTAGACAAATTCTAGACTGCCAAGGTCTAAAATTTCATGATGTTTGACCCGACGAGTTGCAACCCTCCTCTTCTATCCGAGCGCAAGACCAACCGTAAATTTGAGGAACACCTTGAACACGCAAAAACTACTCAATACTGGCCCGACACACTTTCCTATCTTATACTCCACAATTAAGCTCTATTAGAACAATCAATCACtcaattagagagagagagagagagagagagttgagatATAGAGCTGCAATTAGGGTTAAGAAAACGCAAGAGAACAAAATTAATCGAAGCAATTTTAGCAAGCCCAAGGAAAGAAAGCATCGATCCTCACTGTGTATCTTTGACGGAGAAGCTCTCCCTGAACACAATAATGGGCAGCAACTCTCTGTGCTCTTTCTTCAGCCCCAACTCACACTGTCAAGTTGCAATCAACAACAAAGAATTCAACAAATCCGACCAAATTGGCCAAAatcaaaaacagaaaattagaacaCTGTGGAAGAAAG from Diospyros lotus cultivar Yz01 chromosome 8, ASM1463336v1, whole genome shotgun sequence carries:
- the LOC127807674 gene encoding RING-H2 finger protein ATL58-like, with translation MSRSYTDSDQAARNGGDSAELKLYQAFIFSVPVLLTFILLLLFYLFYLRLHRFDWSSLRMRASLHGGDGISRCELGLKKEHRELLPIIVFRESFSVKDTQCPVCLADYLAEDRLQQIPACGHTFHMVCIDLWLSTHTTCPLCRQSLIAPPTASIEPSETPETWHQPREEASASQESSDSSVGNVGILPTGS